A section of the Acanthochromis polyacanthus isolate Apoly-LR-REF ecotype Palm Island chromosome 13, KAUST_Apoly_ChrSc, whole genome shotgun sequence genome encodes:
- the LOC110952991 gene encoding dehydrogenase/reductase SDR family member 11-like translates to MDRWKGRVALVTGASVGIGAAVAKELVRCGMKVVGCARNVDQIQELAEECKSAGYSGVLVPIKCDLTKEEEILSMFATIKEQHNGVDVCINNAGLAHPEPLLAGKTSGWRNMLDVNVIGLSICTREAYQSMKERNVDDGHIININSMSGHRVIPNADVHFYSATKYAVTALTEGLRQELREAKSHIRATCISPGVVATEFAPRLYSHDPDRAAASYTRFTPLEAIDLANAVIYVLSAPPHVQIGDIQMRPVEQVS, encoded by the exons ATGGACCGCTGGAAGGGCAGAGTGGCTCTGGTGACCGGAGCCTCGGTGGGGATCGGGGCGGCCGTAGccaaagagctggtccgctgcgGGATGAAGGTGGTGGGCTGTGCCAGGAACGTGGACCAAATCCAG GAACTGGCAGAGGAGTGTAAAAGTGCAGGCTACAGTGGTGTTTTGGTGCCTATCAAGTGTGATTTAACCAAAGAGGAGGAGATTCTGTCCATGTTTGCAACCATCAAAGAGCAGCACAATGGCGTGGATGTTTGCATCAATAATGCTGGATTGGCTCATCCAGAGCCGCTGTTAGCTGGCAAAACCAGCGGCTGGAGGAACATGCTGGAT GTGAATGTTATTGGGCTGTCCATCTGCACACGTGAAGCGTATCAGTcgatgaaagaaagaaatgttgatGACGGGCACATCATCAACATAAACAG CATGAGTGGACATCGTGTAATTCCCAATGCTGATGTACATTTCTACAGCGCCACCAAGTACGCAGTGACCGCCCTGACTGAGGGTCTGAGGCAGGAGCTGCGTGAGGCCAAGAGCCACATCCGGGCCACA TGTATTTCTCCTGGTGTTGTTGCAACAGAATTTGCTCCACGACTCTACAGCCATGATCCAGACAGAGCCGCTGCTTCATATACTCGATTTACG CCTCTGGAAGCAATAGATCTTGCAAATGCTGTTATTTACGTTCTGAGTGCTCCTCCACATGTGCAG ATTGGAGACATTCAGATGCGTCCTGTGGAGCAGGTGTCATAG